In Nothobranchius furzeri strain GRZ-AD chromosome 18, NfurGRZ-RIMD1, whole genome shotgun sequence, a single genomic region encodes these proteins:
- the tecpr2 gene encoding tectonin beta-propeller repeat-containing protein 2, translating into MTAQPTSPSILREFSPLYYLLNAIPAKVQRGFRSVLVYLTALDSNSDFLAVGSSIGMLYLYCRRLAHMNKYSVEGKCDAITVVKLLSCFDDLVAVGTASGQVSVFQLVSPLPGRNKQLRRFDVVGLHKGSITSLTWSTNGMKLFSGDDRGRVVFSALDLDQGVCTPVLLLEESSGVVQMEYSRLVLLVSTQQRSLLYCTQKQEVLQLGTKTHRRSGKFGACFLPAICKQSDLQVYAARPGLKLWKSDVRGQVETTQRLKSLFDKQVPQFELLPRPGLGGGYRPADRQLGLLSCFLREGWILSWNEYCLYVFDVINQVVVGALESTGDIVSVSSCGNEIFILKGDRDIIRLSNSHEGITSTFPALFVHPASPLTTPPVLHPTGSVETAQPIRTMAIIVEDGATEEARGGERFSEGGADEEGEGRIEEVKEAEEHDQLKVMELSQSVSIFSSSRCRSSSVTSWDSLHGNTSTSSSYELGSRRYSAPVDQEDMQQDLVVKAIRVKKKKKRRLQQDSSSRNGFFDRNSVFGVQDGNGSDEEDQTPLSDHASMMGLDVQKQNTLEKLSAHTSQEPGSDNGLKTGEKVDCSSDQSGSLLLQGLENKQNPNQAPVAAPEPELSTMSPDTSVDQLLECIFSYTKSGDCDGLEQQLMDEKDEELLSTSTGSREEKEDLRPPSAGLPDPMICSTVSSGERNPSVSSDDDDEDIYCHNPSAGSGGSTYPSKEAEKMTNQVTQHRGMHRPYQLAESWMGYSGPGCGILSLQVTDRYVWCLDFKGRLYCSTLPETGLSWQRFEDNVHQVALSPSGNLLWKVEQKSMTAFACAKALVKGKRHWYKAVEQTAFVALSDDSAWIIRTNGDLYLQTGLSVERPCARSVKVDSPCVFSQVCVRGGVLWALSEHKALFYREGLNSYCSEGEGWKYDTVSEAQGLELICIALGYGGTAWALDASGSLWFRTGICATKPQGSDDHWWQINISDYVVFDEGSFFHTLLQATQTVATVTRAPVDRVVAFLSQYSQCQPSLVSANSSGVWVASGRNQVHLARSSLVGTFWQNVVPRGTVSATRWTFITSSSVPHREGTFLWLAQSRKDLFCVWDQDGELRPSSVSLPSEVELSHLSACRDALWGLDIYGRVSIRPLSPACPIGLQWTPLDLSQLGSVRLVSVSCGSQNVWAVDSRGLVYFRVGTQPLNTSMMLPAWIHIDPPVQPIGQQLVSIQTSPNDRLLWGLDNKGSVFVRTGLCDEMPVGTNWDNVPGLAVCQLVVSCQTVWVRCVNGDVARRYGISEKNPAGDYWKKIPGNVIWFTVTPEEELWAVTPIGGLCRRLTKLLPQMPRGPAAGGDDVDDEWELI; encoded by the exons ATGACAGCCCAACCGACCTCGCCGTCCATCCTGAGGGAGTTTAGTCCGCTCTACTACCTTTTGAATGCCATCCCAGCCAAG gtgcagCGGGGCTTCAGGTCTGTCCTAGTCTACCTTACTGCCCTGGACAGCAACTCTGACTTCCTGGCTGTAGGCAGCAGCATCGGGATGCTTTACCTGTACTGCCGTCGACTTGCGCACATGAACAAGTACAGCGTGGAG ggaAAGTGTGATGCAATTACGGTTGTAAAGCTGCTCAGCTGCTTTGATGATCTGGTGGCGGTTGGAACAGCTTCAGGTCAGGTGTCAGTCTTCCAGCTGGTGTCTCCTCTTCCTGGTCGTAACAAACAG CTCAGGCGCTTTGATGTTGTTGGTCTCCATAAAGGCTCCATCACGTCTCTGACCTGGAGCACCAATGGGATGAAGCTTTTCTCCGGAGATGATAGAGGTCGGGTGGTGTTCTCTGCTCTGGACCTAGACCAG gGGGTGTGCACACctgtgctgctgctggaggagtccTCAGGTGTGGTTCAGATGGAGTACAGTCGCCTGGTGCTGCTGGTCTCAACGCAGCAGAGATCTCTGCTTTACTGCACACAGAAACAGGAAGTCCTCCAGCTGGGTACCAAGACTCACAGAAG GAGCGGTAAATTTGGAGCTTGCTTCCTGCCAGCGATTTGCAAACAGAGTGATCTGCAGGTGTATGCTGCACGACCTGGACTCAAACTGTGGAAGTCGGATGTCAGAGGACAGGTGGAGACCACCCAACGACTGAAGTCACTCTTTGACAAACAG GTGCCTCAGTTTGAGTTGCTTCCTCGTCCTGGTCTGGGTGGAGGGTACCGCCCTGCGGATCGGCAGCTGGGTCTGCTTAGCTGTTTCCTAAGAGAGGGTTGGATCCTCAGCTGGAACGAATACTGCCTTTATGTATTTGATGTTATCAACCAG GTTGTAGTTGGTGCCTTGGAAAGCACTGGAGACATTGTGTCTGTGTCATCATGTGGCAATGAGATCTTCATCCTGAAGGGAGACAGAGACATTATTCGTCTTTCCAACAGCCACGAGGGAATCACCTCCACCT TTCCCGCCCTATTTGTCCATCCAGCCTCCCCTCTGACCACACCCCCTGTCCTCCATCCAACTGGATCAGTGGAAACAGCTCAGCCAATCAGAACGATGGCCATCATTGTGGAAGATGGAGCTACAGAGGAAGCTAGAGGTGGTGAGAGGTTCTCAGAGGGAGGAGCAGATGAGGAGGGTGAGGGACGAATAGAGGAGGTGAAGGAAGCTGAGGAGCATGACCAGCTGAAG GTGATGGAGTTGAGCCAATCCGTGAGTATTTTCAGCAGCTCTCGTTGTCGCAGCAGCTCCGTCACTTCCTGGGATAGTCTCCATGGCAACACTTCAACCAGCTCATCCTATGAGTTGGGCTCCAGACGCTATAGTGCCCCCGTTGATCAGGAGGACATGCAGCAGGATCTGGTGGTGAAAGCCATcagagtgaagaagaagaagaagaggagactCCAGCAAG acagcagcagcaggaacggCTTTTTTGACAGGAACTCAGTGTTTGGAGTCCAGGATGGTAACGGTAGTGATGAGGAAGATCAGACTCCTCTAAGTGACCATGCCTCCATGATGGGTCTTGATGTTCAGAAACAGAATACTCTAGAAAAGCTCAGCGCGCACACGTCACAGGAACCAGGCTCAGACAATGGTTTGAAGACAGGAGAGAAGGTGGACTGTTCCTCTGACCAGTCTGG CTCCCTGCTCCTCCAGGGTCTGGAGAATAAACAGAACCCAAACCAGGCCCCTGTTGCTgctccagaaccagaactctcCACCATGAGTCCAGATACATCAGTAGACCAGCTGCTGGAATGCATCTTCTCCTACACGAAGTCTGGAGACTGTGATGGGCTTGAGCAGCAGCTTATGGACGAGAAGGATGAAGAGCTTCTCAGCACCTCCACTGGATCCAGAGAGGAGAAG GAGGACCTCCGGCCTCCCTCGGCTGGTCTACCAGACCCAATGATTTGCTCCACTGTGTCCAGTGGGGAGAGAAATCCTAGTGTttccagtgatgatgatgatgaagatatctACTGTCACAACCCCTCAGCAGGCAGTGGAGGAAGCACGTATCCATCTAAAGAGGCAGAGAAGATGACAAACCAGGTTACCCAGCACAGAGGCATGCACAGGCCTTACCAG TTGGCTGAAAGTTGGATGGGATACTCGGGACCAGGATGTGGAATACTGAGCTTACAGGTGACTGACAG GTATGTCTGGTGTCTGGACTTTAAAGGAAGACTATACTGCAGCACTTTACCTGAAACTGGGCTTAGCTGGCAGCGCTTTGAAGACAATGTCCACCAGGTGGCCCTGTCTCCTTCAG GTAATTTGCTGTGGAAGGTGGAGCAGAAGAGCATGACAGCTTTTGCTTGTGCCAAAGCTTTGGTTAAAGGAAAACGCCACTGGTATAAAGCTGTTGAGCAAACAGCCTTCGTTGCTCTGAGCGATGACTCTGCCTGGATCATTCGGACCAACGGAGACCTCTACCTGCAAACAG GTCTGAGCGTGGAGCGTCCCTGTGCTCGCTCTGTGAAGGTGGACTCCCCCTGTGTGTTCAGCCAGGTGTGTGTGAGaggtggtgtgctctgggctttaAGTGAACACAAGGCTTTGTTCTACAGAGAAGGACTGAACAGCTACTGCAGCGAGGGAGAAGGATGGAAGTATGACACAGTCAG cgaggCTCAGGGTCTGGAGCTGATCTGCATTGCTTTGGGATACGGGGGCACAGCCTGGGCTCTAGATGCCAGCGGCAGCCTCTGGTTTCGAACCGGCATCTGCGCTACCAAGCCGCAGGGCAGTGATGACCactggtggcag attaATATTTCAGACTACGTGGTCTTCGACGAGGGCAGTTTTTTTCACACTCTGCTGCAGGCCACACAAACAGTTGCCACGGTAACCAGGGCCCCGGTAGACCGGGTGGTAGCCTTTCTGTCCCAGTATTCCCAGTGCCAGCCTAGCCTTGTCAGTGCTAATTCCAGTGGGGTCTGGGTGGCCTCCGGGCGGAACCAAGtgcacctggcccgcagcagcctTGTGG GAACATTCTGGCAGAACGTTGTCCCTAGAGGAACTGTCTCAGCCACCAGGTGGACCTTCATTACATCTTCATCTGTCCCTCACAGAGAAG GTACGTTCCTGTGGTTGGCTCAGAGCAGAAAGGATCTGTTCTGCGTTTGGGATCAAGACGGAGAGCTTCGTCCGTCTTCTGTCTCGCTACCATCTGAG GTGGAGCTGTCTCATCTGTCTGCCTGTCGTGATGCATTGTGGGGTTTGGATATTTATGGCCGAGTCAGCATTCGTCCCCTGTCCCCTGCCTGTCCAATCGGTCTTCAGTGGACCCCTTTGGACCTCAGTCAGCTGG gaaGTGTTCGTCTGGTCAGCGTGAGCTGTGGCAGTCAGAATGTTTGGGCCGTGGACAGTCGAGGACTCGTTTACTTCAGAGTTGGAACCCAGCCGCTGAATACCAGTATGATGCTGCCGGCCTGGATCCATATAGACCCTCCGGTGCAG CCAATAGGACAGCAGCTGGTCAGCATCCAGACCAGTCCTAATGATCGACTTCTCTGGGGTCTGGACAACAAAGGGAGTGTCTTTGTGAGGACAGGACTATGTGATGAGATGCCTGTGGGGACAAACTGGGACAATGTACCAG ggctgGCTGTTTGTCAGTTGGTGGTCAGTTGTCAGACCGTGTGGGTTCGGTGTGTGAACGGAGATGTGGCTCGACGTTACGGCATTTCTGAGAAAAATCCAGCCGGAGATTACTGGAAGAAGATCCCTGGAAATGTGATTTGGTTCACTG TCACTCCAGAGGAAGAGCTGTGGGCGGTGACTCCTATTGGTGGACTGTGCCGTCGGCTAACAAAGCTCCTCCCACAGATGCCCCGTGGCCCTGCCGCTGGGGGAGATGATGTCGATGATGAATGGGAGCTCATCTGA